TGTAGTTTCAACTAATGTAATGCTATTGTTGATTATGTACCTGAAAAGCACCTGTGAATGTCCACCGGAGCTGATTTGTCTTCAATTGAGGAATAACAACAGATATCACTGGCATGGTTGGTCTGTACTTAGCAAGCAACCTATATAAATACACATAAAATCAAGTTGTTAATGATATGTCAGGAAGATACCAAAATTGCAACAGAATTGAACATGACTAAATAAATactgaaagaaagaaaaaaagtgaaatCTTGTATCAGTATACCAAATATGAGAAGTCTTTTTAATAAAGGAAAATCATAGAAGGagataaaatgaaatgaaaccTTGCAGCCCTTCCAGATGAGGTGAAGCAAATGATAACAGAAGCTTTAACCTTGATGGCCGCGCGAACCTGTATGTTTCGGCAAAAAGAAGTTTACTTTCAAATATATACTTCAATTAGTATATAGTTCTTTGAGCAAATGAATATAGAATAATGTTGgtgggaaaaaaaaaatagtaatgcAACTAAGAAATGTACCGCAGAGGATGCTATTGATTCTAAGTGGCTCATTGGCTCTCCCACGTGCTTGACAGTCTTCTTAAAATACAAATCTTGATTGTAAACTTTCTCTGCCTGGACACAGCAGCAGAATAATCATTTAACATTTATCCTTTCACAGAACAACAAGAAAACAATTACGTGTGAAACAACGGTGAATGTGAGATGGATAAAACCAGAAAACTTCTATGAATGCAAAATTGAACATTCCTTTAGTGTGATAGGAATGTTGTTTAAAAGTAAAGCACAAACTTACTTCAGCACAAATTTTTCCAACTATAGAAATGGTTTCTACAGGGTATAATCCTGTTAAAGTCTCAGCCCCAAGGAGAATTGCATCACTGCCTGatataaaagaaagaagaaaatttaGACATGAAAGTTGcgaatcatatttatttatgcaTAATGTGATGAACACAATAAACTAAAGGAATATTAATGTAGATGAATAGCAATAACAGAAACATGTCATGTATTATACAGTACTCTTTAAATATGACAAAAAAGGAGCTGAGATCAGGGGGTAAAATTACCATCCAACACTGCATTGGCAACATCGGTTGCTTCAGCACGAGTTGGTCTCAGATTATTAGTCATAGAATCTACCACACGTGTGACAACAACCGGCTTTCCGGCCATGTTACACTTATAAATAGCAGCTTTTTGGAATAAAAACACCTGCCAAATCAAAACATACATATTCAGGATTCTATTCACACTTATATCCGAGAGAGGAACGAACGCTGTAAAAGCCATAATTATGCAGACAAAATCTCCCTGtgatactaaaaaatataaataaacaaaatggaAACATAGCTATTATGTCACTACTACAAGTAAATCATCTATAACACAATATTTTTCTGACACTGACCTTCTCAGGTGGGAGATCTATCCCTAAATTTCCGCGAGAGATGATGACACCATCGGCTTCTCTCAGTATCTCATCAAAATGATTCAATCCCTATACGAATTTTACAGAAGAACGATTAATTTTTCAATCACAATTGAGCACAGTCATCAAAAGACTTTGAACTACAGCATTTTTCTGGTTAGTATAAAACAAGAGAGTCTATTTTTCATGGATCTTGGAGCTTCTTACCTCTATATTTTCAATCTTTGCAAAAATATGTGTCTGCTTGAGGCCTTCGAATGTGGAGATAAACTCACGGGCCTGCAAATGAACATTGGAGGTATTGTTTGTGTTTTCTAACAGTGAGGAATACAAAAATGCAAATGATTCACTTCATTGACGACTCTAAGCAAAGTTATAAGTTGAAAGTTAAATGTATGAAGCATGAcgaaaacaaataatatatagatgataaaaacaacaaattagAGAACATAAAAACTATCAGGTGTATCTCTTACATGGCGAACATCTTCAGCGTGCCGGGTGTATAAGGCGAGGAagtcaattttgtttttaacacCCCATGTACGTATTACCTGAGTTAGTCAAGAGAAACATTTATATTATCATAAAATTGCAAGATAATAACAAAATGGTATACCATTCATGACCGTAAAACGGTCAACTAAACCAGTTTTACTTTTGTAATTGATGCAACAGATATTAGAATTTATCTCATTAATTGTGTAAACAGCAGTACACTTACATTTAATCTTTTGATTTTCCaaagaaaaaatcattttcCGTAATTAAAGACTAACAAAAAGATAAGTCATTTTACGACAACATAATATAATTCAGTTTTTctcataaataatatatagatacaaaaatgttaaaaatttattCTCGAGAAGCCAAAGTATATAGGCAACTCAACCACATTTTGTCAATTTCACTACTTTATGTACACAGTTCTTTTTGTTACCTCTTTATCCTTATCCGTAAGAGTAGGAAGATCAATACGAATTTGAGAGACATGTAGAGTATACAGTGATCCAGAAAGTGTAGCGCTGTTTTTTATAAGACAAGATACATCTTCGCCATCCACCTCATTGACCTGCGTCGTGAAACATGTACTACTTAGACTACAAAACGGACTGATTCTAACTTTGAGTATCAGCAATATTCTATTTTCTGCATTATGTTTCATATAGGACCCAAAGAATACTTTGGAGAAAAGTTCagttttctaaatatatattaactttGATGACTGCATTACCTCGAGCCATACAGAAGTTGTTTCACTTCCTGTGAACAAGTATTTACCGATAAAAATAGTATCACCCTTCTTCACATCCTGCATAATCATGAATACCTTAGTTAAAGTGGGATCACATTGCAGTACACATAATCAAGGACAATATGAAAGTTACTAAAAGTAAACATGTAGTCCCAAAAACTTCCGTGATAACGAAAAAAACATGGAAAATGTCTATAGACCTTTGCTAGCCCGCTAAAATTGACTGGTAATAGATTTGAAGTAGCTTCTTTGGTTTGATCCGGAGTTAAAACAAGGAATGTGTCTTCTTCAAGAGTAATTGGGCGATCGGTTGTATTGACAACTTGTAATTCTGGACCCACAGTATCTAGCATAACCTGAAATTGGACCAAAATGCATGTACATTGTTGCATTAATTACCCTTCAGAAGGTATTTTGCACATGTAGAAGATACATTGGATAGAAGCTAGTATATTAAAAACAAACTTGTGGCAAGTTTTACCGCGCAGAGTTTGTTTGAGCTTTTGATAGCAGCCCTTAAATTTTCCAATGTTTCTTGGTGGTATTTTGGATCCCCCCATGAGAAATCAAACCTTGCCACTAGCACATAGTAAGAAAAGAATAATAAGATGACAAAACAAATGCCTCAAAAGCAGATCGTTAGAACAACAACCCTGGTTAAATAGAATAAAGATacgaaaaaaaacaaaaacaatgaaTACACGAGATTTGATCACTAAATTTGGCCAATTGTGCCTACGTCTCTTGCTACAGAGTGGTTGCAATACCTCGCTTCAGTCAAGCGACCTGCCTACTTATCTATAAGTATGAGTCATACTCAACAAAGACTATAGACATGCAAGTGCCACACCAGACTATAATTgaagaacaataaaaaataaaaaaaaaactattgttGAACTCATTCATGATGtgtattttccaaaaaaatgaagaagaaaaaaaagctgCAACAAGCAAAGAGCCAATATGTTATGCTTGTTTTGGAGACAACAAAACCTTCCAACATAGCAACAGGAGAAACAAAATAACCACAAATCTTTCACCATATTATCCTtaaccaaaaatcatttattaactTCTGAATAAAGATCACAAACAGTGAAAGGTTTTAATGGAATGATACCAGACATTCCTGCATGAAGACATCGGGTAATTATATCAACAGATCGTGACTCTGAACCAAGTGTCCCTATAATTTTTGTCATAGCCGGAAAGAAACTCTGCAGAAATAGAAAGCATTTTAAACTTTGATCAAAATCTTGAAAAGACATTGAAATTCTTCATTGAATAAAGATAGTAAAAGAATCTCTAGGAAATGTATATAAACCCTTTGTTTTAATATCTTAAGACTATATATGCTTCATTTCCATGCCACAAAGACAAATATTTCTCTTGGTTAaccaaaacaaatatgaaaaacaATGAAACAATCTAAAGACAAAATTACTTACATTACCGCCTCCATTAAATTAAACAACAATGATACACATACACCCATAATTTCCATACATCCATTCAACAcctcattttctctttttatctctttaaaaCTCAAGGTGTATACACCCTATGGATACACAccaaacatttttcaaaattaaattaaataaattgtccAATGTCTCTCCTTAGCAAATTCTAACTAAACAAGATTTTGCCAAGACACCAAGAACATCACCCTCTTAGCAATCAACATCAGCCACACACAGGATCCATGAAATTCCTTAGCAAAGAAAAAGAATGACAGTGCTGAAAAGAAGACAAGATCAGCAGAAACAAAACACAACACATCTTATCCAAGATACAAACAAATCATCACATTAACATTTTTCAACTAGATGACAGTCAAACTTCCAAATAGATCTGCCAAATTCCTTTAGCACTCAGCCATGAATAGCATAATCACCAAAACAACAGAAGAACACTTGAAATAGAGAGATAGAGAGAGTTACTGACAGGTTTGGATGGCTCTAAGATAGAAGCCATCCTAATGGGTTCCTCAAGAAGCAAAGGGCTTGACTGCATTTTTCTGTTTCTTTCTTCAAAGtgtcaaatgtcaagaaaacggAAGAAAGAATGCAAGAAACTTAAAATGTGAGAATCAATAATACCAAACTAACTGTGCTTGAGAGAGAAACATGTGGCTACATCAATATCAATCACCTTATAAATACCAGCGTCTAGCTTCtcaaaattagtaataattataagACCGTAAtggtcaaaaaataattttactttaatattttataaaagtcaTTATATTTCTAAGTTACATACAGTGTGCCCTGGTTTTAAGGCGGTAGTCAGAGGTATGTCCACGGAATTTTACTTACTGAACTAAACAACGGCTATGTCAAAAACATGGGTACCAGTGTAGCACAGCACtctcatattattattaatatttattcttttattaaaaagtgTTTAAAGACCCTATATATTAAGTCAAAAAAATGTCTACAGTAAAATATCATATGtgttaaaagttaattttttaaataatttaattgtaattttatatgtGCTAATTAATCATTATacattatcatattatatatcatagtatttaaaatatgacacattattattttttaattaaaaattagaatgAGATATCAAAACTATTAGATTTTAAGATAAGAGAATCAATTTTAAATGAGTAAAAATATATGGATCTCAAACtctaattaaactcttatacaaattataataacataaatgtattcaaaaaattataaaattttgggaGACCATCGGCTTTGTTAGTCCCTATTCTAGCTATGTCCTCCGGCGTCCACactttcaaatatatattattcaataattcaatttattgtaaataatataaattgttgataaataaagtaatatttaatattgcATGTATGTTCATAATAAATTATGgatgattataatattaaattttaatttatttactttattaattCCTCAATTTAGAGGATACCGATATTTACTAAACTTGAGAAAACATTCTATTTTATTCTTCCCATTAGTcgaatgaattaattcaagtgTGAAATTATAGCAGTTTGCAACTCATAGTGATTAGCTTTGCAACTCATAGTGATAAATTTCATATCtagattttgaattaaattcaaaatcaataGTCGATAGTTTCCATACATCCAAAACCACGTTATTAGATTTGGAGATATTATTAAATCTTAGTTTGTTATGAAATAAACGAACTCttagaaataataaaatcatatttctaattagtttttaatattCAACTCGTTATTATTAATGAATACTGTTAGTATTTTCCTCAGTGTCTTGACGAGGCTATATCCGTAAAAGGACGCAACTCCGTGTGATTACCactaataatagtaataataataataataataataaataattcactAAACATCAACTTCAATTGTATTACGCAACTGTGTTTTAAGCGCTTTTTTCTTTTCCGTCGACACGTCCATGAAATTCAACAGAACATTTCAAACAACTGTTTTCTTTTCTACAAAAAAGactcaatattatttttgacaaaatttcaactaaataatagtagtttttttctttctatacaGCATATTACATATTTTCTTTCACCTTTATCCtatccaaaatattaattaatttttcagaaCTAGGTATAAATAATATATCGTGGAATTTCAAACACAGTCTTAACTGAAAAAAAGTAATAGTGGGATAAGAAAACTTAAAATGAATTGTCCTTAGTTATGTTTAAACTTAAACACCCTAAAACATAACTATTCTTAAGAAAACTTAAAATGAATTGTCCTTAATGAATTGACTGGTATTCATTGACCAATCACAACTATTTAAACATATACAATTGGTCAAGACTTCAAGGTgctaaatattattcttttttttttttacaaatcaaGATGCTAAATTTGATAGAATTATATCTTATAAATTCCATaactattaaaataaagtaaGCTGTTTTGTACTTAAAAAAATAGAGCAAGgtgttattattgaaaaaaataaaaagtaaagtGAAATTTTTTTCACCGATATGTAACGGTTGATAGTTGACTCCTAGTATATTTAAGTCAATCagttttagttaaatttaaattgctGAAAAGTATTCAAATTTCAGCTTTGGTTGTTAAAATTTTctgtcaaattttatttatctttttaacaaactttaaattaattaaggGTCCATTTTATTCGAATAATGGACACGTGTTaacaattttctttaatttatatatctatAATGACTAAAAAAATGTGTAGTATATCAATATTCAACTAcataaaattgtattaaataaatacttttttgctttaatacatcaatttaatattaattattattttataaaataacattagtACTAGATtttttgtctatatatataagatgataagtttcgatttaaacttaatatatgatattcaacttaataatatcagCATCTATACGCTAATACTAGTATATTGAAGTAtgatttgtgtaaaaaaaaaagaaagaaactatatatattaaactataaaaaaaaaatttataaaattaaattacgaAGGATAAAATCACATTTACTctacaagaaaaaaatacaaaatatcggttatattttatgttcaacttttaataacgaaaatatgtgaatttttagtgatatttattatattgcttatatatttaaaaaatatatataatttttattattaagaaaaaatagacatttttttattaaaaattgtttattcagattttttaaattttaatttattttaaaaaagacaaaattactattttaaagaTGCttattaacatcaaattaactattaattgatttgatttcagAAAATAACACTAACAGTAGTACCAGTATACTGTAGtgggaaaataaaataaaaataagcaaGAAATTTTTGGCTCACATTCACACGCtcactttctctctctttctgtGCAATTTCCGTTCACTGCACATTTTCCATACACTtacttttctttctctctctttcccACACTTCCCATTTTCCACTATTTTACCTCTCAGCTGAACGATTCGTGAACAAGTCCTTGTTTTTTTTATCGGTGAGTCTCTGGGTCTTCCATTATGCTTCATACTTGATGCAACCTATTATGAATTTTGTGTTTTagattgtgaattttttttacccATGTGAGCCAAACAAGTTGTTGAAGTGTTTGATGTAAATTAAatgtttaacaattttaaaacagaTTGCAAAGTTACGGTTTTTATGAGTGTTTTTGAAATCTGGGTTTTGCTGATTTacatgaataattaattttttgtttttgttgtaatTGGAGTGATAATTGGTATATATTTTTGTCCATGTCATGTTATTCCTTTTTCTAATTAGTATATATTCTTCAACAATATTACCATAAAAGAGTTGATGCTAGaaattacttattatttttagaattttatgcTCAGGTAAAATCATATAAACTGGACACAATATTTAGATTTTGTTTTACTggcatatttaattttttatttttttaattgaaaagcCAGTCATTCTctagtatattttattttatgtttttgattATGACTAATCTCAGGTTAAGTTGAatgtttttaatcaaaatttgaagTTAAAATTTAGAACTTACAGGGAATTATTCATTTATTCTCATTGCTTTTTCAGTCTCAGTTTCACATCCAACAAGCAAAGATAGATTTGGTTTCATGaggaaaataatgttttttaattcCAAAATAGAAGTTGTTATACTTTGAAACATggtttttctcaaaaaaattcaaaactacaGTAGAAGATATCTTCAAGTTTTAAACAACGATGCTTGCAATAGTTTGGCACGGTTGAAATATATTCAAGTTTTATATTTAGAACCCTTTTTAACGATATTTTCTGTGTTATTTGCTGAGATATTACCAAGGACTTGTCTTAAAGTGCATTTTGTTTATTACCATTCTTAGGTTAGCGATGGTAGCTGAATCGTGGTTTCGAAGTCTATGGAAGATACGTAAGGAGGATCCTGATTCCGAGAAAGCAGTGATTGGAGTGTTAGCATTCGAAGCTGCGAAACTAATGTCCAAGCTTGTTAATTTATGGCAGTCTTTGAGTGATAAACAGGTTGCCAAGTTGAGGGACGAGATTACAAATTCGGTCGGTATCAAGAAGCTTATTTCAGACGACGAGAATTTTATTGTTCGTTTAATCAGTCAAGAGATGGTCGAAAGTATGGCACACGTGGCCGAGTCTGTGGCTAGGCTTGCAAAGAAGTGCAGTGATTCAAGAATGAAGGATTTTGAGAAGGCATTTGATAGGTTTATCACCCGTGGTTTTGATTCATATGGGTGGGTTTTGTCTTctaagaaaatggaaaaaaaggtTAAAAGGATGGAAAAGTTTGTATCAGTTAATGCAAGTTTGTACCAAGAGATGGAAATGCTCACTGATCTTGAGCAAACTCTTCAAAGAATGAAGGTGTATAGTGAGTCGGATGGACCGAATTTAATCGAGTATCAGAAGAAGGTTGCATGGAAGAGGTTGGAGGTGAAGAATCTACAATCTAACTCTTTATGGAACAGGACTAATGATTACACTGTATACTTTTTAGCTAGATCTTTATTTACAATATTCAGTAGGATCAACAATGTGTTTGGAATTCATGAGGTAACAGATGTTGGTAAAACCAAGAATCGGAGTGTTCCGCATTCTGATTACATTCATAGCAGTCAATCGGTCTCGGAACTATTGCAACATTCAATCCATCCGTCTCAAAATAATGTTAACAGATTTGCTTCAGGACCCCTTGGTCCTTCTACTGCTAAATCAGATCAAAATGTTAGAGCAAATAAAACTAGCATTTTCCGTTCGGGTGGTGACTCGTCTGCAAAGTCGGGCCAAATTTCAGGAAAGTATAGAGGTGGCAATTTTTTCTCAGGTCCTCTCGGAAGAAGTTCGAAAAAACCGGTAGCCGATAATGGAACAAGTAAAGAAAGCAAGTTTTGGAAGTTTCATGGCCACTCAACCACCACAGGTGGGAAGGAAAATAACGCGAGACATAGTCGAGTAACTCAAGTAGGACCTTTCAAAGGCTGTATGGCTGCAGATAGTTCCTCGGTCATTGACTGTCGCTCAAACCCAAATGATGTTCTGTTAGAAACTCAGAATCACAAAGGTGCTGATTCAGTCCTTCTTACTTCCAGAAATGCAGCTCACTGTACTCAACCGACATTCACTTCTCTCTGCAAGTTAAAGCCTCCGTCCGAATCCCTTGGTGCCGCTTCTTTAGCCCTGCACTATGCAAATGTCATTGTGGTGATTGAGAAGCTAGCAGCTTCTCCACACTTGATTGGTCTCGACGCAAGAGATGATCTATACAACATGCTACCGAGACGTGTAAGTGCTTCTCTAAGGACTAAGCTAAAGCCGTATTCCAAAGGCATGGCTGCGGCTGTCTACGACGGAAGTCTAGCAGAAGAATGGAGCGAAGCAATGACGAAAATATTAGAATGGTTGGCCCCACTTGCTCACAACATGTTAAGATGGCAATCCGAGAGAAGTTACGAGCAGCTGAGTTTTGTTTCCCGGACGAATGTGTTGCTGGTACAAACTCTTTACTTtgcaaatcaagaaaaaacaGAAGCAATAATCATTGAGCTTCTTGTTGGTCTGAATTACGTGTGGAGATATGTTAAGGATCTCAATACAGGTATCTTAGAGATTGGCAATAGTGTAGTGCATAATTGATATCCTCTACTGAACTGAATGCATATGCAATCAAGTTTCCAATGGTCTGTGACCATTGATCGGCAATGAAAACTTTCCAAGACACCAAGCTTCCAATGGTCTGGTGTCTTAAATCTAAATCAGTGCAATCAAGTTTTAGATGagtatgagataaatatttgtgaCAGAAATGCATTGGTGATGAGGAATGTTGTGTATTAAACATTTAGCATTAATTTTGTCTGTAAGGAGATCCTAGTTGATTTAACATGATGGCTGGTCTCATCAAAGATTGTCTCATGGTTTCTACATGCTATTGATAGTGCATATATTTATGAGCATATATATGTTAATTGTATAGCTTTATTGCCATAATGGTTACTTCTATGTGATATTTGAGTGGTGGGACATGGAAATTTGGAAATGGCAGTTTGTAAATTTTAGTTCCAAGTGTTAATGTCTGTTTTGTTAATGGATATCTACAATTATTCCTAGTAATTGACTATTTCTATATTATACATGAAATTAATGTTTCTCATACGGTTCGGATTTCAATgcagattttaatttttttaaattgaaatatcaAAGTTTGAAATCTATACTATTCAATCTCAATTAAATGGCTGGCTCAACGTAATGACCGAGTGAATGCATGGACTGTTGACCTGAGTGGACCGTTGACCGAGTTAATCCATCCGTTTGTTTAGAAACATATTTGtcctttaaaagaaaatttatattttttcatttacagTTTTCCATTTAATCAAATGAATGTGGTATCTACTATCTagctcaaattttttttttctctcattctCAACAAAATAAATCTTTTTGTTACGTTTCATATTACTTCTTGTTTCCTATTTTCCTCTCAGGAAACATTTGgcttatgattttattttgttatccTTCATATAGTATTTTATTAGTGCACGGTCTGAATGATGATATCAACATCATCTAAATAATAAGGAAAATTCTTGGCAAGATTGAATGTACCAAACACAAGTGGATCAGTAAAGTTTGTGTGGTCATGAAGCATTATCTTCTTTTGAATGAAAAGGATTGGACTTTTTCCAAATCATTGACGCCCTTTATTACCCAATTTTATTTGGCTTACGAAAAatgatactattttttttctatgaaAAGATGATAAATATCAGCGTAAATTTATATCGGTATTTAATTActcaatttttgaattttaatttgagataagtcattcaatttaattatattggtatttatttttttattatatatatatatatatatattggtgtTGAGTTAAGCcttaaaaataaagaatgatATCCATCTTAGAGATGGACAAAGTTCAATTCTAAATTAAAACCGTTtaaaaattgaaccgaactacttttcagtttaaaaaatcaaaccgaactggttttcagttcaaaaatTGAAGCGATCTGATTTTCAGTTTAAAAACTCGAATcgaattattttataaactgGTGAGCCGgtttaaattttacataattacccctaattatttctaaaaaaaattggttcaaattctttaaaataaaaatcgattcggttcaattttttaaactaaaaatcagTCCGGTTCAGTTTTTTCAAGCTataaaccagttcggttcaattctagttttaaaaaatcagttcgaaaacagtttagttcttaatttttataaatcaattcaattcaaaaatAGTTAGGTTCAGTTTATTTATGCAGTTTAGttcagttttgatttttttaaacaccCCTAATACATCTTGCatgtataaatatatttctCTTCCAAGTGTAGAAATCActaaatttatctttaaaaaaagagGTATCCGAGAATAGAGTTATTTTAGTTAC
The genomic region above belongs to Cicer arietinum cultivar CDC Frontier isolate Library 1 chromosome 4, Cicar.CDCFrontier_v2.0, whole genome shotgun sequence and contains:
- the LOC101509830 gene encoding uncharacterized protein — encoded protein: MVAESWFRSLWKIRKEDPDSEKAVIGVLAFEAAKLMSKLVNLWQSLSDKQVAKLRDEITNSVGIKKLISDDENFIVRLISQEMVESMAHVAESVARLAKKCSDSRMKDFEKAFDRFITRGFDSYGWVLSSKKMEKKVKRMEKFVSVNASLYQEMEMLTDLEQTLQRMKVYSESDGPNLIEYQKKVAWKRLEVKNLQSNSLWNRTNDYTVYFLARSLFTIFSRINNVFGIHEVTDVGKTKNRSVPHSDYIHSSQSVSELLQHSIHPSQNNVNRFASGPLGPSTAKSDQNVRANKTSIFRSGGDSSAKSGQISGKYRGGNFFSGPLGRSSKKPVADNGTSKESKFWKFHGHSTTTGGKENNARHSRVTQVGPFKGCMAADSSSVIDCRSNPNDVLLETQNHKGADSVLLTSRNAAHCTQPTFTSLCKLKPPSESLGAASLALHYANVIVVIEKLAASPHLIGLDARDDLYNMLPRRVSASLRTKLKPYSKGMAAAVYDGSLAEEWSEAMTKILEWLAPLAHNMLRWQSERSYEQLSFVSRTNVLLVQTLYFANQEKTEAIIIELLVGLNYVWRYVKDLNTGILEIGNSVVHN
- the LOC101509508 gene encoding pyruvate kinase 1, cytosolic-like encodes the protein MQSSPLLLEEPIRMASILEPSKPSFFPAMTKIIGTLGSESRSVDIITRCLHAGMSVARFDFSWGDPKYHQETLENLRAAIKSSNKLCAVMLDTVGPELQVVNTTDRPITLEEDTFLVLTPDQTKEATSNLLPVNFSGLAKDVKKGDTIFIGKYLFTGSETTSVWLEVNEVDGEDVSCLIKNSATLSGSLYTLHVSQIRIDLPTLTDKDKEVIRTWGVKNKIDFLALYTRHAEDVRHAREFISTFEGLKQTHIFAKIENIEGLNHFDEILREADGVIISRGNLGIDLPPEKVFLFQKAAIYKCNMAGKPVVVTRVVDSMTNNLRPTRAEATDVANAVLDGSDAILLGAETLTGLYPVETISIVGKICAEAEKVYNQDLYFKKTVKHVGEPMSHLESIASSAVRAAIKVKASVIICFTSSGRAARLLAKYRPTMPVISVVIPQLKTNQLRWTFTGAFQARQSLIVRGLFPMLADPRHPAEFNSGTNESILKAALDHGKAFGIIKPHDRIVICQKVGDSSVVKIIELDD